Genomic DNA from Salinibacter pepae:
AGCATCTTGGATTTCCTCCTCACTTCTTCCCTCACCATTGGGGACTACACCAGTGTCAACCGCCACTGCCCCCACAACCCATCGCTGGACGCGCGAGGAGTACCACGACCTTGCCGACGCAGGATTTTTGGGCGAGGACGATCCCGTCGAACTAATCGAAGGGGCGATCATCCGAATGAGTCCGCAAAACACGCCGCACGCCGTCGCCATCCGCCTTGTGCGCCGTGTTTTACAACGGATATTCCCGGGTGACAAGTATCTAGTCGACGAGCAACTGCCCCTGGCCCTCGGCCCTCACTCTGAGCCAGAGCCCGATGTGTCTGTGGTTGAAGGGCAGCCCCGCGACTTCCTTGACGACCATCCGTCGTCGGCCGTCCTTGTCGTTGAGGTGGCCGACGCCTCGCTCCAGTTCGACCGCACGCGGAAACGCCCCCTCTACGCCCGGCACGACCTCCCGGAATACTGGATTGTCAATCTCGTGGATCGACAACTGGAGGTCCACTGGGGACCCACGGGCGAGTCGTACACCGAAACCACGGTCCACACGGCTGATGAGACCGTGTCCCTGCGCAATCAGTCAGTGGCCGTGTCGGACCTGCTGCCGTAGCCGGGGGCACACTTTCTTGTACTCCACAGGTCACCGATTCCCCGACGCCATCTGCGTCGCCTCGGGCAGCCCGCATGGGCGCAGTATGCTCCAGAGCCCGCCCCCTCCGATTCTACGCCGCCGTCAACTGCGGCCCCACAGCGACCCCGAGAACCCGAGGTCCATCGCGAGGAGGGTCGCGATCTACACGCCCCCGGCAACGTAAGCAGCGTGGTGGGTAGCGTTCTCATCATGCCGGATCCGCCGTTCCTCAGAACCCGTCTCGCATCGTCTCCTCCATGGACAATCCCTTCGGCCCGTACTCCTGGGGCGAATTTTTCCCGATGGTGTGGCGGCGCTTTACCGGCCCGTCGCCCCGCCCGCCGTCCCTCGACACGGCCCTCCGTTGTCGGGACGGCCCCGCGGACTACACGATGGGCTTCGTGGGCGACATCTGCCCCCTGTTCGGCCGCGAAGCCCACTTTGGGGACGGCGTGCGGGCGTTCCTGGGCGGCTGTGACGTCGTGGTGGGCAACTTTGAAGGCATCTTCTCGGAGCGCGCCTGGCGGCCGTTCCTCATGAAGCACAGGCCGGACATCTTCCCGGCGCTGGCCGAACTCCGTCCCCTCGATCGATGGGTCGTCTCCATCGCCAACAACCACGCCACCGACTACGGCCCGGACGCCCTCCGGCGCACCCTCCAAATTCTA
This window encodes:
- a CDS encoding Uma2 family endonuclease, encoding MSTATAPTTHRWTREEYHDLADAGFLGEDDPVELIEGAIIRMSPQNTPHAVAIRLVRRVLQRIFPGDKYLVDEQLPLALGPHSEPEPDVSVVEGQPRDFLDDHPSSAVLVVEVADASLQFDRTRKRPLYARHDLPEYWIVNLVDRQLEVHWGPTGESYTETTVHTADETVSLRNQSVAVSDLLP